In Eschrichtius robustus isolate mEscRob2 chromosome 2, mEscRob2.pri, whole genome shotgun sequence, a single window of DNA contains:
- the LOC137759004 gene encoding LOW QUALITY PROTEIN: olfactory receptor class A-like protein 1 (The sequence of the model RefSeq protein was modified relative to this genomic sequence to represent the inferred CDS: deleted 2 bases in 1 codon), producing MPAAQGKCVNTCLLSRVAFTKNSMSLMKYWKYFEGHQALCHLVLIHIVIFLTVALLMLTDMFGIQNFQTDFSCKALVYLYRVMRGLSIGTTCLLSMLQVITCIRGNPRNFTAPASPRVSSEKRATQAILLVSFFVVMY from the exons ATGCCTGCTGCCCAGGGCAAGTGCGTGAACACTTGCCTGCTCTCCAGGGTGGCTTTTACAAAGAATTCCATGAGTCTAATGAAGTACTGGAAATATTTTGAAG GCCACCAAGCTCTCTGCCACTTGGTCCTCATCCACATAGTGATTTTCCTCACTGTGGCACTCTTAATGTTGACGGACATGTTTGGGATACAGAATTTCCAAACTGACTTCTCATGCAAAGCCTTGGTCTACCTGTACAGGGTGATGAGGGGCCTCTCCATCGGTACCACCTGCCTCCTGAGCATGCTCCAAGTCATCACCTG CATCAGAGGCAATCCCAGGAACTTCACAGCACCAGCC TCTCCAAGAGTCTCCTCAGAGAAAAGGGCCACACAGGCCATCCTGCTGGTTAGTTTCTTTGTGGTCATGTACTAG